One window of the Salvelinus fontinalis isolate EN_2023a chromosome 2, ASM2944872v1, whole genome shotgun sequence genome contains the following:
- the LOC129814162 gene encoding palmitoyltransferase ZDHHC8B-like, whose product MPTSGDERIKGSAFIPVSTAAVLLVGSTTLFFVFTCPWLAVTVSIYVPPCSAILFFLVLANFTMATFMDAGVLPMANEDEDKDDDLLAPLYKNVDVKGVQVRLKWCASCHFYRPPRCSHCSVCDHCVEDFDHHCPWVNNCIGRRNYRYFFLFLLSLTLHMVGVFSGGLLYILHHQEDLWKLHCTVTLVVMSVSGLFFIPVLGLTGFHLYLVSRGRTTNEQVTGKFQGGVNPFTLGCCGNLQYLICSPISPKYTARPIKKSTVRIMPPFLRPETDRQIPIIRVRDIGVQRHDLQSKRLSADGMDEPDIKRLSTPPPLHPKPDPNLLKSHLAALEVPESSLHPKPLIPPPGQILQQLRPALQSPTKPTPPLSVQQVALDQQGGSSRGHYLSSEPILARVDQQLAFQSGPMSAPHQLNSLTLSTRFLTHEHAYRHGNKLPALHSEGLISHQASPGGIPPHNPLSSRSSLSYSNLMNPGDPNYMPQRGGPPLHYHPHFLTLGPDGSVLQGSPSHAYSPVFMGVSRQSPQTRDTLPRDPSLRDLTPQALTPQALMHRDLSPQTLIHREASPVRYDNLSKSIMASIKERREMEARDRMLRMQARSQALYGCPDMGVYDIPSRRSLPADSMRPPGSRAPTPPSYGSREFMMSTGILGYGGTRSPLSSVSSSSLTRAPRTSSSPLQSSSSLQSKGRFPSPSYLPPDRQAKPSPSSCTLPHTPSSSSAPYVPPKRPSLICAMEGKDSAPLAFSK is encoded by the exons GTGCCCGTGGCTGGCAGTGACTGTGTCAATCTACGTACCACCATGCAGTGCCATACTGTTCTTCCTTGTCTTGGCCAACTTCACCATGGCAACCTTTATGGATGCAGGCGTTCTCCCCATGG CTAATGAGGACGAGGACAAGGACGATGACCTCCTCGCTCCGCTCTACAAGAATGTGGACGTGAAGGGTGTCCAGGTCAGGCTGAAGTGGTGTGCCTCCTGCCACTTTTACAGACCTCCACGATGCTCCCACTGCAGTGTCTGTGACCACtgtgtagag GACTTTGACCACCACTGTCCCTGGGTGAACAACTGTATCGGGAGGCGGAACTACCGCTACTTCTTCCTGTTTCTCCTGTCACTCACGCTGCACATGGTGGGCGTGTTCTCCGGTGGCCTGCTCTACATTCTACACCATCAGGAAGACCTGTGGAAGCTTCACTGTACTGTCAC GTTGGTGGTGATGAGTGTATCAGGTCTGTTCTTCATTCCTGTCCTGGGCCTCACAGGGTTCCACCTCTATCTGGTGTCTAGGGGCAGAACCACCAATGAACAG GTTACTGGGAAGTTTCAAGGAGGGGTCAACCCTTTCACTCTAGGTTGCTGTGGCAACTTGCAGTATCTCATATGTAGTCCCATCTCTccaaa GTATACAGCGAGGCCCATTAAGAAATCAACAGTTCGCATCATGCCTCCTTTCCTGAgaccagagactgacagacagatccCAATTATTAGGGTCAGGGATATCGGCGTCCAGCGTCATGATCTCCAAAGTAAA CGCCTGTCCGCTGACGGTATGGACGAGCCAGATATTAAACGTCTGAGCACCCCACCCCCGCTGCACCCCAAACCAGACCCCAACCTGCTGAAGAGCCACCTAGCAGCCCTAGAGG TTCCAGAGAGTAGTCTTCATCCCAAACCATTGATCCCTCCCCCTGGGCAGATCCTGCAGCAGCTCAGGCCAGCACTGCAGTCCCCCACCAAGCCAACACCACCCTTATCTGTCCAACAG GTGGCACTAGATCAACAGGGGGGCAGCAGTAGAGGTCATTACTTGTCATCAGAACCCATCCTGGCCAGAGTGGACCAGCAGCTAGCCTTCCAGTCGGGTCCCATGTCCGCTCCGCACCAGCTCAACTCTCTCACCCTTAGCACCCGCTTCCTCACCCATGAACACGCCTATCGACATGGAAACAAGCTGCCGGCCTTGCACTCAGAAGGTCTGATCTCCCACCAGGCGTCTCCGGGCGGGATCCCCCCTCACAACCCCCTGTCCAGCCGCAGCAGCCTCTCCTACAGCAACCTGATGAACCCAGGTGACCCTAACTACATGCCCCAGCGAGGGGGACCGCCACTTCACTACCACCCCCACTTCTTGACCCTGGGCCCTGATGGCAGTGTGCTGCAGGGGTCCCCTTCACATGCCTACAGCCCCGTGTTCATGGGGGTCAGCAGACAATCTCCCCAGACAAGGGACACTTTACCCAGGGATCCCTCTCTACGGGACCTCACCCCTCAGGCCCTCACCCCTCAGGCCCTGATGCACAGGGACCTCTCCCCACAGACCTTGATCCATCGGGAGGCCTCTCCGGTCCGCTACGATAACCTCTCCAAGTCCATCATGGCCTCCATCAAGGAGCGACGGGAGATGGAGGCGAGGGACAGGATGCTGCGGATGCAGGCCAGGTCCCAGGCCCTGTACGGCTGCCCAGACATGGGGGTCTACGACATCCCCAGCAGACGCAGCCTCCCTGCAGACAGCATGCGCCCCCCAGGTTCCCGCGCCCCCACCCCACCCTCATACGGCTCCAGGGAGTTCATGATGAGCACTGGTATTTTGGGGTACGGAGGTACAAGGTCGCCCCTCTCCAGTGTCTCATCATCCTCTCTGACCCGAGCCCCCAGGACTTCCAGCTCCCCCCTGCAGAGCAgcagtagcctacagagtaagGGTCGTTTCCCCTCCCCATCTTACCTCCCCCCAGACAGGCAGGCCaagccctcaccctcctcctgcaccctgccccacaccccctcctcttcctctgccccATACGTCCCCCCAAAACGCCCCTCACTCATATGCGCCATGGAGGGCAAGGACTCAGCACCCTTGGCTTTCTCCAAATAG